From a region of the Anomalospiza imberbis isolate Cuckoo-Finch-1a 21T00152 chromosome 3, ASM3175350v1, whole genome shotgun sequence genome:
- the RNF146 gene encoding E3 ubiquitin-protein ligase RNF146, with product MAGCGEIDHSINMLPTNRKTNESCTNAAPSLQVPECAICLQTCVHPVSLPCKHVFCYLCVKGASWLGKRCALCRQEIPEDFLDKPTLLSPEELKAASRGNGEYAWYYEGRNGWWQYDERTSRELEDAFSKGKKSTEMLIAGFLYVADLENMVQYRRNEHGRRRKIKRDIIDIPKKGVAGLRLDCDTNTVNLARESSADGADSTLTPGAAAVQPLASISVRPLPALDGQLVSPSTPSPDASNSLENSFAHLQINGDSMAERSHRGEGEEDHESSSSGRVPVPDTSVEETESDASSDSEDVSAHLQQHPSSGQQRHLSAGASQAGADRPGAGGGVANTSVRSRRPDGQCTVTEV from the coding sequence ATGGCTGGCTGTGGTGAAATAGATCATTCGATCAATATGCTTCCCACAAATAGGAAGACAAATGAGTCATGCACCAATGCAGCACCTTCCCTGCAAGTCCCTGAATGTGCTATCTGTCTGCAAACATGTGTCCATCCAGTAAGTCTGCCCTGTAAGCATGTTTTCTGCTATCTGTGTGTCAAGGGCGCTTCTTGGCTTGGGAAACGATGTGCACTCTGCCGGCAGGAGATTCCTGAGGATTTTCTTGACAAGCCAACCTTATTGTCACCTGAAGAACTTAAAGCAGCAAGCAGAGGCAATGGAGAATATGCTTGGTACTATGAAGGTAGAAATGGCTGGTGGCAGTATGATGAACGTACCAGCAGAGAGCTGGAAGATGCCTTTTCCAAGGGTAAAAAGAGCACTGAAATGCTAATTGCTGGTTTTTTATACGTGGCAGACCTTGAAAATATGGTTCAGTATAGGAGAAACGAGCACGGGCGTCGCAGAAAAATAAAACGGGACATAATAGATATACCAAAGAAGGGAGTGGCTGGGCTGAGGCTGGACTGTGACACCAACACTGTCAACCTGGCACGAGAGAGCTCCGCTGACGGTGCGGACAGCACACTgactccaggggctgcagctgtgcagcctCTAGCATCCATTTCTGTGAGGCCCCTACCAGCACTAGATGGTCAGCTCGTGAGCCCTTCAACGCCATCACCTGATGCAAGCAATTCTCTAGAGAACTCTTTTGCCCACTTGCAAATAAATGGAGACAGTATGGCTGAAAGGAGTcacaggggagagggagaagaagaCCATGAATCATCATCTTCTGGTAGGGTACCAGTTCCTGACACCTCTGTTGAGGAGACCGAATCAGATGCCAGCAGCGACAGTGAGGATGTGTCTGCCCACCTTCAGCAACACCCGTCCTCTGGTCAGCAGAGACACTTGAGTGCTGGTGCaagccaggcaggagcagataGACCAGGGGCAGGGGGTGGGGTGGCAAACACAAGTGTAAGATCTAGAAGGCCAGATGGACAGTGCACAGTCACTGAAGTTTAA